From Granulicella sp. WH15, the proteins below share one genomic window:
- a CDS encoding PfkB family carbohydrate kinase, whose protein sequence is MAILVVGSVAFDSIETPSGKVEKVLGGSSTYFALAASFFTNVRVIGVVGEDFLPEHEAVMTRRGIDTRGIERAPGLTFHWTGEYKENLSEAKTLKTDLNVFADFQPKIPAVYQDSEYLFLGNIDPVLQALVRSQMPDVKLVCGDTMNLWIGHFRENLEKMLKDLDVLLINDGEAKMLSGERNMVLAAEKVMALGPKAVIIKHGEFGATSFFRGGAFPGFEQSGPFRAPALPLAEVVDPTGAGDSFAGGFYGYIASQPKLTPAVFRRALFYGGVMGSFTVEQFSTTRLETLTRAEIEDRFKLFVQLSHLEQDDEQA, encoded by the coding sequence ATGGCAATTCTGGTAGTTGGGTCGGTGGCGTTCGACAGCATCGAGACGCCGAGCGGCAAGGTCGAGAAGGTGTTGGGCGGATCGTCGACATACTTCGCGCTGGCCGCGAGCTTCTTTACCAACGTACGGGTGATTGGCGTGGTGGGCGAGGACTTTTTGCCCGAGCATGAGGCCGTGATGACCCGTCGCGGCATTGATACACGCGGCATCGAGCGCGCCCCTGGCCTCACCTTCCACTGGACCGGCGAGTACAAGGAGAACCTCAGCGAAGCCAAGACCCTCAAGACCGACCTGAACGTCTTCGCTGACTTCCAGCCGAAGATTCCGGCGGTTTATCAGGATAGCGAGTACCTCTTCCTGGGCAATATCGACCCCGTGTTGCAGGCGCTGGTGCGCAGCCAGATGCCCGATGTGAAGCTGGTCTGCGGCGACACGATGAACCTGTGGATCGGCCACTTCCGCGAGAACCTGGAGAAGATGCTGAAGGATCTCGACGTGCTGCTCATCAACGACGGCGAGGCGAAGATGCTCTCGGGCGAGCGCAACATGGTGCTCGCGGCCGAGAAGGTGATGGCGCTGGGTCCGAAGGCGGTCATCATCAAGCACGGTGAGTTCGGAGCCACGTCCTTCTTCCGTGGCGGCGCGTTCCCCGGCTTCGAGCAGAGCGGTCCCTTCCGCGCTCCGGCACTGCCGCTGGCCGAGGTTGTTGACCCCACCGGCGCGGGCGATTCGTTCGCCGGAGGCTTCTACGGCTACATCGCCTCGCAGCCCAAGCTGACTCCCGCAGTCTTCCGCCGCGCACTCTTCTACGGCGGCGTCATGGGTTCGTTCACGGTGGAGCAGTTCAGCACCACGCGGCTCGAGACCCTGACTCGTGCGGAGATCGAAGACCGCTTCAAGCTCTTCGTACAGTTGTCGCATCTCGAGCAGGACGATGAGCAGGCTTAG
- a CDS encoding LD-carboxypeptidase, with the protein MIQLKKPKALKAGARVAVVSPASAARAELVETGMQHLRELGYAPVLFPSALARGPLYYAGTAEQRVADLHAAFADPSIDAILCTRGGWGSAELLPLLDAELIRAHAKPFVGYSDHTSLHIWLQQVTGMVTFYGPMVAADFSRPDGAEMTSWQNALAGAESWSLGSEQGLRALRPGTTEGVFTGGCLSIFAEALGTPYAPVMKDSILFLEDVGTKPYQWDRMLLHLRYAGVLDEVRGIVFGDMRQCCAPEEDALLESALLHALRDFKGPIAIGLKSGHVSEGNVTVPLGIRARLDLKSVAGPRVEFLEAAVTV; encoded by the coding sequence TTGATCCAGTTGAAGAAGCCAAAGGCGCTGAAGGCTGGGGCACGCGTTGCTGTCGTCTCCCCGGCCAGCGCCGCGCGGGCGGAGCTGGTCGAGACCGGGATGCAGCATCTCCGCGAACTCGGCTACGCCCCCGTGTTATTTCCCAGCGCGCTGGCGCGGGGTCCGCTCTACTATGCGGGCACAGCGGAGCAGCGTGTGGCGGACCTGCACGCGGCGTTCGCGGACCCGTCCATCGACGCGATCCTGTGTACTCGAGGCGGCTGGGGATCAGCGGAGCTGCTGCCCCTGCTCGATGCGGAGCTGATTCGAGCGCACGCAAAACCCTTCGTCGGCTACAGCGACCATACTTCGTTACATATATGGTTGCAGCAGGTAACCGGAATGGTTACTTTTTATGGTCCGATGGTCGCGGCTGACTTTTCTCGCCCGGACGGCGCGGAGATGACGAGCTGGCAGAACGCTCTGGCCGGCGCAGAGAGCTGGTCATTAGGAAGTGAGCAGGGCTTGCGGGCGTTAAGGCCTGGAACGACGGAAGGTGTGTTCACGGGTGGGTGCCTTTCGATCTTTGCCGAGGCTCTGGGCACGCCGTATGCGCCAGTGATGAAGGACAGCATCCTCTTCCTCGAGGACGTAGGAACGAAGCCTTACCAGTGGGATCGGATGCTGCTGCATCTGCGCTATGCGGGTGTGCTGGACGAGGTGCGTGGCATCGTCTTCGGTGATATGCGGCAGTGTTGCGCGCCCGAGGAGGACGCCTTGCTGGAGTCAGCTCTGCTGCATGCACTCCGCGATTTCAAAGGGCCGATTGCGATTGGATTGAAGAGTGGGCACGTAAGCGAGGGCAATGTAACGGTGCCTCTGGGCATACGGGCGCGGCTCGATCTCAAGAGCGTCGCAGGTCCGCGCGTAGAGTTTCTCGAGGCGGCGGTTACGGTTTAG
- a CDS encoding DUF1844 domain-containing protein: MSEQNKPFVITDRRRFNAEGESRPDADPSPAREPETPQPTPIAVMPDPKAEEAVSEPLEAADQEDSALPPPTAEQLAQARAAYHATAERLDIAIRSANPGMDHPPAMTFDQLVQSVYMQSILQLGGGAKEGQQPQVDILGARQSIDMLGVLAEKTAGNLSPEEQRLLDSALFELQIAFLEITQALARSAQARQPGAPGSGPGGPRPTGPSIVR, encoded by the coding sequence ATGTCCGAACAGAACAAGCCCTTCGTCATCACCGACCGCCGCCGCTTCAACGCTGAGGGCGAGTCCCGCCCGGACGCCGATCCGTCGCCTGCGCGTGAGCCTGAGACCCCGCAGCCGACGCCCATCGCCGTCATGCCCGATCCCAAGGCCGAGGAGGCCGTCTCCGAGCCGCTCGAAGCAGCCGATCAGGAAGACTCCGCCCTGCCGCCGCCTACGGCCGAGCAGCTCGCGCAGGCCCGCGCCGCCTACCACGCCACCGCCGAGCGCCTCGATATCGCCATCCGCTCCGCCAACCCCGGCATGGACCACCCGCCCGCGATGACCTTCGACCAGCTCGTCCAGTCCGTCTACATGCAGTCGATCCTGCAACTGGGCGGCGGGGCCAAAGAGGGCCAGCAGCCCCAGGTCGATATCCTCGGCGCGCGCCAGAGCATCGACATGCTCGGCGTGCTGGCCGAAAAGACCGCCGGAAATCTCTCGCCCGAGGAGCAGCGCCTGCTGGACTCCGCCCTCTTCGAGTTGCAGATCGCCTTCCTCGAGATCACCCAGGCGCTCGCGCGCTCGGCCCAAGCTCGGCAGCCGGGTGCTCCCGGATCTGGTCCAGGCGGTCCGAGACCCACCGGGCCTTCTATCGTTCGCTAA
- a CDS encoding MgtC/SapB family protein, giving the protein MAPISIHFSQLEQLHLSADTVSRLLTACALGGAIGLEREWRHKASGLRTNMLLCLGCALFTILSAAMVGDSPDKSRIASNIVQGIGFLGAGLILHTRNRVLGLTSAATVFVVAAIGMACGAGLYMEAALATLIVLVALMAIGMLEGRSKWKQFPLIYEVRGSEQSAMYTAIFAVLDKAGYRLNIMERDSLPTLDRVVFTVTANHLRHAQLLADLKASAAADTVMVFEDTDQE; this is encoded by the coding sequence ATGGCTCCTATCTCGATCCACTTCAGCCAACTCGAGCAGCTCCACCTCTCCGCCGACACGGTCTCGCGGCTGCTGACAGCCTGCGCCCTCGGCGGTGCTATCGGCCTGGAGCGGGAGTGGCGGCACAAGGCATCCGGCCTCCGGACGAACATGCTGCTCTGCCTGGGCTGCGCGCTGTTCACGATCCTCTCCGCGGCGATGGTAGGCGACAGTCCGGACAAGAGCCGCATCGCCTCGAACATTGTGCAGGGCATCGGCTTCCTGGGCGCGGGGCTCATCCTGCATACGCGCAACCGCGTGCTGGGGCTTACCAGCGCGGCGACGGTCTTCGTGGTGGCCGCCATCGGCATGGCCTGCGGCGCGGGGCTTTATATGGAGGCGGCGCTGGCCACCCTGATCGTCTTGGTCGCTCTGATGGCGATCGGGATGCTCGAGGGCAGGTCAAAGTGGAAGCAGTTTCCGTTGATATACGAGGTGCGCGGCAGCGAGCAGTCGGCGATGTACACGGCAATCTTCGCGGTGCTCGACAAGGCTGGCTACCGGTTGAATATCATGGAACGAGATAGTCTTCCGACACTGGACCGCGTGGTGTTTACCGTGACGGCGAATCATCTGCGTCATGCACAGTTGCTGGCAGATCTGAAGGCGAGCGCCGCGGCCGATACGGTGATGGTGTTCGAAGATACGGATCAGGAATAA
- the dapF gene encoding diaminopimelate epimerase, producing MISFVKAHACGNDFLILEETVAAGKHAALTRKLCARNTSIGADGIEFIERRANGEFFLRLFNADGSEAELSGNGTRCVAAWLAQSEGLNEVALGTHGGVRTCKLIGRKGEEFLIESGMGVPRVMPRTIVLDGVGEVPGAMVKVGNPHFVLFVDTPDFSAHGLSWQALGEKISVSPLFPHGTNVEFVHVKSASEIEFRIFERGCGPTTSSGTGTCASSAASIALRDANPELTALAEGGAQSVVWPARGEAMRLTGPAEIICTGEVLGL from the coding sequence ATGATTTCTTTTGTAAAGGCACATGCGTGCGGCAATGATTTTCTGATCCTCGAAGAGACCGTGGCGGCGGGCAAGCACGCTGCGTTGACGCGGAAGCTGTGCGCGCGTAACACCAGCATCGGCGCGGATGGAATCGAGTTCATCGAACGCCGCGCGAACGGCGAGTTCTTCCTGCGTCTGTTCAACGCGGACGGCAGCGAGGCCGAGCTTTCGGGCAACGGCACGCGTTGCGTGGCGGCGTGGCTGGCGCAGAGCGAGGGACTGAACGAGGTCGCGCTGGGCACGCACGGCGGCGTGCGCACCTGCAAGTTGATTGGCCGCAAGGGCGAGGAGTTCCTGATCGAGAGCGGCATGGGTGTGCCGCGCGTGATGCCCCGGACCATCGTGCTGGACGGTGTGGGCGAGGTGCCGGGAGCCATGGTCAAGGTGGGCAACCCTCACTTCGTTCTCTTCGTGGACACGCCGGACTTCAGCGCGCACGGCCTCAGTTGGCAGGCGCTGGGCGAGAAGATCAGCGTCAGCCCGCTCTTCCCGCACGGGACCAATGTGGAGTTCGTCCATGTAAAGTCGGCGAGTGAGATCGAGTTCCGCATCTTCGAGCGCGGCTGCGGGCCGACGACCTCTTCGGGCACCGGCACCTGCGCTTCTTCAGCGGCGTCGATTGCTCTGCGCGACGCCAACCCGGAGTTGACGGCGCTGGCCGAGGGTGGTGCGCAGTCGGTGGTGTGGCCCGCAAGAGGTGAGGCGATGCGTCTGACCGGGCCGGCAGAGATTATCTGCACGGGCGAGGTGCTGGGACTTTGA
- a CDS encoding DUF3298 domain-containing protein, which translates to MRLSARFVVMILAVLSAAPAVAAGFDCAKATTPREKTVCADPELSKLDEDVAAAYKALRSQLSPASAARVQQDQRAWLRWLDASCPDLKDKERPIGGCLGNAYPRQLQMLQKQPQRVGGMTFFPRLRMAIAPNTQTPAPGSFYPSFGVGRFSWPEIDQPTPEQAAWNAAVRSEAVRLGSGTRPRQRTPSDFRTAFVADSEVDVGYVLKAANESLISVVMGKSIYEYGAAHPNEDVIPVQWWLRLKRPLKGDDIFKTGSGWEQFLGKRCYEVLKSGEQAQYLYDDKTVREATMSSVKQMNNWTLDAQGFQVNFPEYGVAPRVVGEVSARIRWEELKPYLAPGFRPADLPQPR; encoded by the coding sequence ATGAGGCTTTCGGCTCGCTTCGTCGTGATGATCCTTGCGGTCTTGTCGGCTGCTCCGGCGGTCGCCGCCGGCTTTGACTGCGCCAAGGCAACCACCCCGCGCGAAAAGACCGTCTGCGCCGACCCGGAGCTGTCGAAGCTGGATGAGGATGTCGCCGCAGCTTACAAGGCTCTACGCAGCCAGCTCTCCCCGGCGAGCGCGGCCAGGGTACAGCAGGACCAGCGGGCGTGGCTCCGCTGGCTGGATGCAAGCTGCCCCGACCTGAAGGATAAGGAGCGGCCCATCGGCGGCTGCCTCGGGAACGCGTATCCACGACAGCTCCAGATGCTGCAAAAACAGCCGCAGCGCGTGGGCGGGATGACGTTCTTCCCCCGACTCCGCATGGCGATCGCGCCGAATACCCAGACGCCCGCGCCCGGCTCGTTCTACCCAAGCTTCGGCGTCGGCCGCTTCAGTTGGCCGGAGATCGACCAGCCGACACCCGAGCAAGCTGCATGGAACGCGGCCGTGCGGTCAGAGGCCGTAAGGCTGGGTTCGGGCACGAGGCCCAGGCAGCGAACGCCCTCCGACTTCCGCACGGCGTTCGTAGCCGACTCCGAAGTGGACGTCGGCTACGTCCTCAAGGCCGCCAACGAGAGCTTGATCTCCGTCGTGATGGGCAAGAGCATCTACGAGTACGGCGCGGCCCATCCGAACGAGGACGTGATTCCAGTTCAGTGGTGGCTACGCCTGAAGCGCCCGTTGAAGGGCGACGATATCTTCAAGACGGGCAGCGGCTGGGAGCAGTTCCTCGGCAAACGCTGCTACGAAGTTCTGAAATCGGGTGAGCAAGCGCAGTATCTATACGACGACAAAACGGTCCGCGAGGCCACGATGAGTTCGGTGAAGCAGATGAACAACTGGACGCTCGACGCACAAGGCTTCCAGGTGAACTTTCCCGAGTATGGGGTAGCGCCGCGCGTGGTGGGTGAGGTCTCGGCCAGAATCAGGTGGGAGGAGCTGAAGCCCTACCTCGCTCCCGGCTTCCGACCTGCCGACCTTCCTCAACCCAGATGA
- the mtnP gene encoding S-methyl-5'-thioadenosine phosphorylase: MQKVTIGIIGGSGLYSMPGLSGLKEQFIETPFGKPSDAYMVGELDGRPVAFLSRHGRGHKVSPSELNFRANIYGMKMLGVEYILSASAVGSLKEEHKPTDFVIPDQFIDRTYARTSTFFGDGIVAHVGFGDPVCKVVASAFEEACKQVGVVGKRGGTYVCIEGPQFSTRAESNLYRSWGTDVIGMTNLQEAKLAREAEMSYATLAMVTDYDCWREGHDDVTIEQVVAVLHQNAENAAKVVRAAVAALPIDQPSPYSDVLKYAILTDPKAIPQSTRTKLALLLDKYLPAS, encoded by the coding sequence GTGCAGAAGGTTACGATTGGGATTATCGGCGGCAGCGGGCTGTACTCGATGCCGGGGCTTTCGGGTTTGAAGGAACAGTTCATCGAAACGCCGTTCGGCAAGCCGTCGGATGCGTACATGGTGGGCGAGCTGGATGGCCGCCCGGTGGCCTTTCTCTCGCGCCACGGACGCGGGCATAAGGTCTCGCCGAGCGAGCTGAACTTCCGCGCCAACATCTACGGGATGAAGATGCTGGGCGTCGAGTACATCCTCTCCGCCTCGGCCGTCGGGTCGCTCAAGGAAGAGCACAAGCCTACGGACTTTGTGATCCCCGACCAGTTCATCGACCGGACTTATGCGCGGACGAGCACGTTCTTCGGCGACGGTATCGTGGCCCATGTGGGCTTCGGTGACCCGGTGTGCAAGGTGGTCGCCTCGGCCTTTGAAGAGGCCTGCAAGCAGGTGGGCGTCGTGGGCAAGCGCGGCGGCACCTACGTGTGTATAGAAGGTCCGCAGTTCTCCACGCGCGCCGAGTCGAACCTGTACCGGAGCTGGGGCACGGACGTGATCGGCATGACCAACCTGCAGGAGGCGAAGCTGGCCCGCGAGGCCGAGATGAGCTACGCCACGCTGGCCATGGTGACCGACTACGACTGCTGGCGCGAGGGCCACGACGATGTGACCATCGAGCAGGTAGTCGCGGTGCTGCACCAGAATGCGGAGAACGCGGCCAAGGTCGTCCGCGCTGCCGTTGCTGCTCTGCCTATCGACCAGCCCAGCCCCTACTCCGACGTGCTGAAGTACGCGATCCTGACCGATCCGAAGGCTATTCCGCAGAGCACCCGGACCAAGCTGGCTCTGCTGCTGGACAAGTATCTTCCGGCGTCCTAG
- a CDS encoding MBL fold metallo-hydrolase: MQATLTFLGTGTSMGVPTLGCDCAVCTSATAPDGDHRNRRTRPSIRLDYNGRTVLVDTGPDFHAQAVRERINRADAVLYTHPHADHILGMDDLRPLSFRTPEPLPLYADEPTAATLESVFHYTFDNRARYPTSARVVLHRLAEEPGSGPTLFGAHFQRIPVIHGRQRITGYRFGSAAYLTDMSDLPPESLELLQGLDLLILDALRKEPHPSHSHLQKSIDYVTLLKPRRAFFTHMGHELDHAATDAELPPHIRLAYDGLQLSFDIAPDVTPE, from the coding sequence ATGCAGGCTACCCTTACCTTTCTCGGCACCGGCACCTCCATGGGCGTGCCCACGCTCGGCTGCGACTGCGCCGTCTGCACCTCGGCCACCGCGCCCGACGGCGACCACCGCAACCGCCGCACCCGGCCGTCCATCCGGCTGGACTACAACGGCCGCACCGTCCTCGTCGACACCGGCCCCGACTTCCACGCGCAGGCCGTCCGCGAGCGCATCAACCGTGCCGACGCCGTCCTCTACACTCACCCCCACGCCGACCACATCCTCGGCATGGATGACCTGCGCCCGCTCAGCTTCCGCACCCCGGAGCCGCTGCCGCTCTACGCCGACGAGCCCACCGCCGCCACGCTAGAGTCCGTCTTCCACTACACCTTCGACAACCGGGCCCGCTACCCCACCAGCGCCCGCGTCGTGCTGCACCGCCTGGCGGAAGAGCCCGGCTCCGGCCCGACGCTCTTCGGCGCGCACTTCCAGCGCATCCCCGTCATTCATGGACGCCAGCGGATCACCGGCTACCGCTTCGGTTCCGCCGCCTACCTGACCGACATGAGCGACCTGCCGCCGGAGAGCCTGGAGCTGCTCCAGGGACTCGACCTGCTCATCCTCGACGCGCTACGCAAAGAACCCCACCCCAGCCACTCGCACCTGCAGAAGTCCATCGACTACGTGACTCTGCTGAAGCCGCGACGCGCCTTCTTCACCCACATGGGCCACGAGCTGGACCACGCCGCCACGGATGCGGAGTTGCCGCCGCACATCCGGCTCGCCTACGACGGCCTGCAACTGAGCTTCGACATAGCACCCGATGTAACCCCTGAATGA
- a CDS encoding glycosyltransferase family 39 protein: MSRLRPSRSTGVTRADRMRRTEIPAYDPNLVRPATREETLPVGIGAVAVGFIALVVCVLHGYLLLYGDAVSHLGIARRIVDSRNAGLGQLGGVWLPLPHLLMTPFVGKMEWWQNGMAGAWPSLLFYVLGVMGFYRLTRRMMTPRWAFAATLFYGLNPNLLYLSTTAMTEPLFLALLIWMVLLTMECIAAIDAGQQRLVRRRLVWIGLLIFCAVMTRYDGWILGAAVWCILAYKLFKRPALRVKVTSTFAILTVLAIAGPLLWFWYNQHFEHDWLDFMRGPYSAVAIDKRTTPPGAQHYRGWHNIGWATIFYTRTAQVDAAAWETGFLLMAAALTGLWSTLRKRLELASTLLWLPLPFYIYSVAYGSVPIFIPQLYPHSFYNSRYGMELLPALAVFAFVAVEWLQSKLTEPRPLIARLMPQIALALIVLNSVAMMYRVPLVLQEGKQNSITRVAFESSIAKQLDGLTPGMPILIQNSNHIGALQTAGIPLKQTVGESDWDSWSRALSAPAEHAAFVVSIGDDEVAKAVAAHPEGLTELTVLCTSGQGCARFYRSDKFGAAVARP, translated from the coding sequence ATGAGCAGGCTTAGACCAAGCCGGAGCACCGGGGTAACGCGTGCGGATCGTATGCGCCGCACGGAGATTCCGGCCTACGATCCAAATCTCGTGCGTCCGGCAACGCGCGAGGAGACGCTGCCGGTAGGCATCGGGGCGGTGGCCGTCGGGTTCATCGCGCTGGTGGTCTGCGTGCTGCACGGCTATCTGCTTCTCTACGGCGACGCGGTCTCGCACCTCGGCATCGCGCGCCGCATAGTGGACTCGCGCAACGCCGGGCTGGGCCAACTGGGCGGCGTGTGGCTGCCGTTGCCGCACCTGCTCATGACGCCCTTCGTGGGCAAGATGGAGTGGTGGCAGAACGGGATGGCGGGGGCGTGGCCCTCTCTGCTCTTCTACGTCCTCGGCGTCATGGGCTTCTACCGCCTCACGCGGCGCATGATGACGCCGCGCTGGGCCTTCGCGGCCACGCTGTTCTACGGCCTGAACCCCAACCTGCTCTACCTCTCCACCACTGCGATGACTGAGCCACTCTTCCTCGCGCTGCTCATCTGGATGGTGCTGCTGACGATGGAGTGCATCGCCGCCATCGACGCGGGCCAGCAGCGGCTGGTCAGGCGCAGGCTGGTGTGGATTGGCCTGCTGATCTTCTGTGCGGTGATGACGCGTTACGACGGCTGGATCCTGGGCGCGGCAGTCTGGTGCATCCTTGCTTATAAGCTCTTCAAACGGCCGGCACTGCGCGTCAAGGTAACTAGCACCTTCGCCATCCTCACCGTGCTGGCCATCGCAGGACCGTTGCTATGGTTCTGGTACAACCAGCACTTCGAGCACGACTGGCTGGACTTCATGCGTGGTCCTTACTCGGCGGTGGCCATCGACAAACGCACCACGCCGCCGGGCGCGCAGCACTATCGCGGCTGGCACAACATCGGCTGGGCGACCATCTTCTACACGCGCACCGCGCAGGTGGACGCAGCCGCATGGGAGACGGGCTTTCTGCTGATGGCGGCGGCTTTGACCGGGCTGTGGAGCACGCTGCGCAAGCGGCTGGAGCTGGCCTCGACGTTGCTGTGGCTGCCGCTGCCGTTCTACATCTACTCGGTCGCCTACGGTTCGGTGCCCATCTTCATCCCGCAGCTCTACCCGCACTCGTTCTACAACTCGCGCTATGGCATGGAGCTGTTACCGGCGCTGGCGGTCTTCGCGTTTGTGGCGGTGGAGTGGCTGCAGAGCAAGCTGACCGAGCCGAGACCTCTGATCGCCCGGCTGATGCCGCAGATTGCTCTGGCGCTGATCGTTTTGAACTCGGTTGCGATGATGTACCGCGTGCCGCTGGTCTTGCAGGAGGGCAAGCAGAACTCGATCACCCGCGTGGCCTTCGAGTCCTCGATCGCCAAGCAGCTCGACGGCCTGACGCCGGGGATGCCCATCCTGATCCAGAACTCGAACCACATCGGCGCGTTGCAGACGGCAGGGATTCCGTTGAAGCAGACCGTCGGCGAGAGCGACTGGGATAGCTGGTCGCGCGCGTTGAGCGCGCCAGCCGAGCACGCGGCGTTCGTCGTCTCCATCGGCGACGATGAGGTGGCCAAGGCCGTGGCGGCACACCCGGAGGGGCTTACGGAGCTGACGGTTCTGTGCACGTCGGGCCAGGGCTGCGCACGCTTCTACCGCTCGGATAAGTTTGGTGCGGCGGTGGCTCGGCCTTAA
- a CDS encoding folate-binding protein produces the protein MLLFFARTATALAQPVPMVDTPYSGPFAPARHLTLMIPNPNPESSLKGLLTRAAVARLDSPGWLRVTGADRVRWLNGMVTNSIQALAPGQGCYNFFLNAQGRIQADATAFLLEDSILLETDRHRVGALVVLLDHFIIMDDVELAPIGQPGDPTGERHGILIAGPNSASVLAHLGLPVETLGSLERRLATWQDSPIELIHAHSPLVPRYELWLNSETGAASLTAALLATGACKASSADVEQLRILEGTPLYGTDIRDKELPQETDQTRALHFAKGCYLGQEIVERIRSRGNVHRTFSGFKLTGELPPAGAALTSEEKPVGELTSVARINLPSGPIQLALGYIRREALDRATPIQYPGGTATPMQLPFPI, from the coding sequence TTGCTCTTGTTCTTTGCCCGCACCGCTACCGCTCTGGCACAGCCTGTCCCGATGGTGGATACTCCCTACAGCGGTCCTTTCGCTCCCGCACGGCATCTAACCCTCATGATCCCGAACCCAAATCCGGAGTCGTCCCTGAAGGGCCTTCTTACCCGAGCCGCCGTGGCTCGCCTCGACAGCCCCGGCTGGCTCCGCGTCACCGGCGCAGACCGCGTGCGCTGGCTCAACGGCATGGTCACCAACTCCATCCAGGCGCTCGCCCCCGGACAGGGCTGCTACAACTTCTTCCTCAACGCGCAGGGCCGCATCCAGGCCGATGCCACCGCCTTTCTGCTCGAGGACTCCATCCTGCTCGAGACCGACCGCCACCGCGTAGGCGCGCTGGTGGTTCTGCTCGACCACTTCATCATCATGGACGACGTGGAGCTTGCCCCAATCGGCCAGCCCGGCGACCCCACCGGCGAGCGCCACGGCATCCTCATCGCCGGACCTAACTCCGCCTCCGTCCTTGCCCATCTGGGCCTGCCGGTCGAGACCCTCGGGTCTCTCGAACGCCGCCTCGCCACCTGGCAGGACTCTCCCATTGAGTTGATTCACGCCCACAGCCCGCTGGTGCCGCGCTACGAGCTGTGGCTTAACTCCGAGACCGGAGCCGCCAGCCTGACCGCCGCTCTGCTGGCCACAGGAGCCTGCAAAGCCAGCTCCGCCGACGTCGAGCAGCTCCGCATCCTCGAGGGAACGCCGCTCTACGGCACCGACATCCGCGACAAGGAGCTGCCGCAGGAGACCGACCAGACCCGCGCCCTGCACTTTGCCAAGGGCTGCTACCTGGGGCAGGAGATCGTCGAGCGCATCCGCTCACGCGGCAACGTCCACCGTACTTTTTCAGGTTTTAAGCTCACCGGGGAGCTGCCACCGGCCGGAGCCGCGCTTACGTCGGAGGAAAAGCCGGTCGGCGAACTGACCAGCGTGGCCCGCATCAATCTCCCCAGCGGCCCCATCCAACTGGCGCTGGGGTACATCCGCCGCGAGGCGCTGGACCGTGCGACCCCGATCCAATACCCCGGCGGCACGGCCACTCCGATGCAGCTTCCCTTCCCGATTTGA